A section of the Primulina eburnea isolate SZY01 chromosome 1, ASM2296580v1, whole genome shotgun sequence genome encodes:
- the LOC140806727 gene encoding uncharacterized protein: MRQHELKLNPLKCAFGVKAGNFLGFLVHQRGVEVDKNKAKAITEANPPTNKKELQRFLGRVNYLRRFISHLAGKTKEFSQVLKLKDSGEFKWEESHQRAFDVIKRYLSNPHVLMPPRPSYRRFLADHPSLDEFIGEQVGFPVCGVGVQPWELKFDGSMEYEALVIGLEILKDLGAREFLLITWDSQLVLKQLSAEFKCTSLSLAPYYTAASQILDDFEEVSLVHVPRQENWEADELAQSNGQAEVSNKVLIKILQKMMEENPRDWPKLLSETLWAYRTSKRTATRVSPFFHTFGHDAVLPLEIMVPSMRVAKQNELSLEHYNEAMIMDLEELDELRIQAYNALVLQKQKVARIYNKRVNKKIFHEGEIVWKAILPIGTKDRELGKWSLNWEGPFKVHKLLDGNAYRLSSLDGHPHKRCINGKYLKSYFPSMREEVGKSCK, from the exons ATGAGGCAACATGAGTTGAAGTTAAATCCACTGAAATGTGCCTTTGGCGTGAAAGCAGGAAACTTTTTGGGATTTCTGGTGCATCAGAGGGGAGTTGAAGTGGATAAAAACAAAGCCAAAGCCATTACGGAAGCAAATCCGCCTACAAACAAGAAAGAGTTGCAACGCTTCCTTGGGCGAGTGAATTACTTGAGGCGTTTTATTTCTCACCTTGCAGGGAAGACAAAGGAGTTTTCACAGGTGTTGAAGCTCAAAGACAGCGGGGAGTTCAAATGGGAAGAGTCGCATCAGAGAGCTTTTGATGTGATCAAGAGATATTTATCTAATCCACATGTTCTTATGCCTCCCAG GCCAAGCTATCGCCGATTTTTAGCAGATCATCCTTCACTTGATGAGTTTATTGGAGAACAGGTTGGATTTCCAGTTTGTGGAGTGGGAGTTCAACCCTGGGAGTTGAAGTTTGATGGATCAA TGGAATACGAAGCATTGGTAATTGGATTAGAAATTCTGAAAGATTTAGGGGCAAGAGAATTTTTGTTAATAACATGGGATTCTCAGCTGGTACTCAAACAGCTGTCAGCGGAGTTCAAATGCACAAGTTTGTCCTTGGCTCCTTACTATACCGCGGCATCCCAAATTCTAGATGATTTCGAGGAAGTGTCGTTAGTCCACGtcccaagacaagaaaattggGAGGCAGACGAGTTGGCACAG TCCAACGGGCAAGCCGAAGTGTCAAATAAAGTGTTGATAAAGATTCTACAAAAGATGATGGAAGAGAATCCCAGGGATTGGCCAAAGCTCTTATCAGAAACTTTGTGGGCATACAGAACATCCAAGAGGACTGCCACTCGAGTGAGCCCTTTTTTCCATACTTTTGGCCATGATGCAGTGCTACCATTGGAGATTATGGTGCCATCAATGCGAGTGGCAAAGCAAAATGAACTTTCCCTTGAGCATTATAATGAAGCAATGATCATGGATTTGGAAGAACTAGATGAGCTGAGAATCCAAGCGTACAATGCTTTGGTGTTACAGAAACAGAAAGTGGCGAGAATCTACAACAAAAGAGTTAACAAGAAAATTTTCCATGAAGGAGAAATAGTGTGGAAAGCCATACTACCAATAGGAACAAAGGATAGGGAGTTGGGCAAATGGTCTCTCAACTGGGAGGGACCATTCAAGGTACATAAGTTGTTAGACGGAAATGCATATCGGCTATCAAGCTTAGATGGCCATCCACACAAAAGATGCATAAACGGAAAGTATCTCAAGTCGTATTTTCCAAGTAtgagggaagaagtaggaaaatCTTGCAAGTGA